One Cryptosporangium aurantiacum DNA window includes the following coding sequences:
- a CDS encoding thiamine-phosphate kinase: MTVSDIGEAGLLERVFPRLPQSRATLLGPGDDAALVAVRGGRVVATTDLLVEGRHFRLDWSSPRDVGRKAAAQNLADVAAMGGVGTALLIGLALPGDTEVSWAEAFYDGLREECDLVGAGIVGGDVVRSEHGITIAVTALGSMRGREPVTRSGAKPGDVVAIAGRVGWSAAGLAVLSRGFRTPRALVDAHRFPQVPYAAGPVAADLGATAMCDVSDGLVADLRSIAVASGVSIEITTDVLEVTAQMRDAALALGVDPVRWLLDGGEDHALIATFPPRVDLPEKWLTIGRVVRGRGVYVDGQPSADQGFDHFR, translated from the coding sequence GTGACCGTCTCGGACATCGGGGAAGCCGGTCTGCTGGAGCGGGTTTTCCCGCGGCTGCCGCAGAGCCGCGCGACTCTGCTCGGCCCCGGCGACGACGCCGCTCTGGTGGCGGTGCGCGGTGGCCGGGTGGTCGCCACTACCGACCTGCTGGTCGAGGGCAGGCACTTCCGGCTGGACTGGTCGAGCCCGCGCGACGTCGGGCGGAAGGCGGCCGCGCAGAACCTGGCCGACGTGGCGGCGATGGGCGGCGTCGGCACCGCGCTGCTGATCGGCCTGGCGCTGCCCGGTGACACCGAGGTGAGCTGGGCGGAAGCGTTCTACGACGGCCTGCGCGAGGAATGTGACCTGGTCGGGGCGGGCATCGTCGGCGGCGACGTGGTGCGCTCGGAGCACGGGATCACGATCGCGGTGACCGCGCTGGGCTCGATGCGTGGCCGCGAGCCGGTGACCCGGTCCGGCGCGAAACCGGGTGACGTCGTTGCGATCGCCGGCCGGGTGGGCTGGTCGGCGGCCGGCCTCGCGGTCCTGTCGCGTGGTTTCCGGACGCCGCGCGCGCTGGTGGACGCTCATCGGTTCCCGCAGGTGCCGTACGCGGCCGGTCCGGTCGCCGCCGATCTCGGTGCCACCGCGATGTGTGACGTGTCCGACGGGCTGGTCGCGGACCTGCGGTCGATCGCGGTCGCCAGCGGCGTCTCGATCGAGATCACGACCGACGTCCTGGAAGTCACCGCGCAGATGCGGGACGCCGCGCTCGCGCTCGGGGTCGACCCGGTCCGCTGGCTCCTGGACGGGGGCGAGGACCATGCGTTGATCGCCACGTTTCCGCCGCGCGTCGATCTTCCGGAGAAATGGCTGACGATCGGCCGCGTGGTGCGGGGCCGCGGCGTGTACGTCGACGGGCAACCCAGCGCTGACCAGGGCTTCGACCACTTCCGCTGA
- a CDS encoding serine/threonine-protein kinase, producing MKANETDTGSSASPPLLLDGRYQIEDRLGGGGASDVYRARDLRLGRPVAVKMFRVRAGAHSDRRCGDEARLLAALNHPGLVAVYDAGWHDDREYLVLQLIEGRTLGRRIAAGALSPRDVVRIGAVLADVLHHVHARGIVHRDVKPSNVLCGSDGAVFLADFGISHPAGAEETNGSGVVVGTAPYLAPEQVQGGPVGPPCDVYALGLVLLECLTGKREYPGGQLEAAMARLHREPVVPDHTPAPLGRLIRAMTALDPASRPTALQCRKLLAVHDPNLSRPTFPVSPPVELPAADGNRWDSSDLPTAEVLVAAALEDEQAADVVPEPVGDADVGLDVLLSEAGAEEPSEEVAVEPSPQAETGHARRRRTTGAHRRRRGAGLGSTFWLSRGRESTPEARAS from the coding sequence GTGAAGGCGAACGAGACCGACACCGGTTCCTCCGCTAGTCCACCGCTCCTTCTCGACGGCAGGTACCAGATCGAAGACCGCCTCGGCGGTGGCGGCGCCTCGGACGTGTACCGGGCCCGTGACCTGCGGCTCGGTCGTCCGGTCGCGGTCAAGATGTTCCGTGTTCGGGCCGGAGCGCACTCCGACCGGCGGTGCGGCGACGAAGCCCGCCTGCTGGCCGCGCTCAACCACCCGGGCCTCGTGGCGGTCTACGACGCCGGTTGGCACGACGACCGTGAGTACCTGGTTTTGCAGCTGATCGAGGGACGGACGCTCGGTCGCCGGATCGCGGCAGGCGCGCTCTCGCCGAGGGACGTCGTCCGGATCGGGGCCGTGCTCGCCGACGTGCTGCACCACGTGCACGCCCGCGGCATCGTCCACCGCGACGTGAAGCCGTCGAACGTCCTCTGCGGGTCCGACGGAGCCGTGTTCCTGGCGGACTTCGGCATCTCTCATCCGGCCGGCGCCGAGGAGACCAACGGGTCCGGCGTGGTGGTCGGAACCGCTCCCTATCTGGCGCCGGAGCAGGTCCAGGGCGGTCCGGTCGGGCCGCCCTGCGACGTGTACGCGCTCGGTCTGGTGCTGCTGGAGTGCCTGACCGGCAAGCGTGAGTACCCGGGCGGGCAGCTGGAGGCCGCGATGGCCCGGTTGCACCGCGAGCCCGTCGTCCCCGACCACACGCCGGCGCCGCTCGGACGACTGATCCGCGCGATGACCGCGTTGGACCCGGCGTCCCGGCCGACCGCGCTGCAGTGCCGCAAGCTGCTGGCGGTCCACGACCCGAACCTCTCGCGTCCGACGTTCCCGGTCAGCCCGCCGGTGGAGCTGCCGGCTGCCGACGGCAACCGGTGGGACAGCTCCGATCTGCCCACGGCCGAGGTCCTGGTGGCTGCTGCTCTCGAGGACGAACAGGCTGCGGACGTCGTCCCGGAACCGGTCGGGGACGCGGACGTGGGGCTCGACGTCCTGCTCTCCGAGGCCGGTGCGGAGGAGCCCTCCGAGGAGGTCGCCGTGGAACCTTCGCCGCAGGCGGAGACCGGCCATGCTCGGCGGCGCCGGACGACCGGAGCGCACCGCCGACGCCGGGGTGCGGGCCTGGGTTCGACGTTCTGGTTGTCGCGTGGCCGGGAGAGCACACCCGAGGCCCGCGCCAGCTGA
- a CDS encoding GNAT family N-acetyltransferase: MSTAATEIELRPTPFDAPEAVALIAALQQEYQVRYGGHDETPVDPAEFAPPDGWFVVAWIGDTPVGCGGWRAHALPGEPAPVAEIKRMFVAAAARRRGVARSLLTELERTAAAAGFSRLILEAGDQQPEAIALYTGAGFRAAEPFGLYVDEDGSVYFTKDL; this comes from the coding sequence GTGTCAACCGCTGCCACCGAGATCGAACTTCGGCCGACGCCCTTCGACGCACCGGAAGCCGTGGCGCTGATCGCGGCTCTCCAGCAGGAGTATCAGGTCCGCTACGGCGGCCACGACGAGACGCCGGTCGACCCGGCGGAGTTCGCGCCCCCGGACGGGTGGTTCGTCGTCGCCTGGATCGGTGACACCCCGGTCGGCTGCGGCGGCTGGCGCGCGCACGCGTTACCCGGCGAGCCGGCGCCGGTGGCCGAGATCAAGCGGATGTTCGTCGCGGCGGCGGCGCGTCGCCGTGGCGTGGCCCGCTCGCTCCTGACCGAGCTGGAGCGCACCGCCGCAGCAGCCGGGTTCTCGCGGCTGATCCTGGAGGCCGGTGACCAGCAGCCCGAGGCCATCGCCCTCTACACCGGGGCGGGATTCCGCGCGGCGGAGCCGTTCGGGCTCTACGTCGACGAGGACGGATCGGTGTACTTCACGAAGGATCTGTAG
- the rpmB gene encoding 50S ribosomal protein L28 codes for MASVCDVCGKGPGFGMSVSHSHRRTHRRWNPNIQTVRVPAGGGTTVRKQVCTSCIKAGKVVRG; via the coding sequence GTGGCGAGCGTGTGCGACGTCTGTGGCAAGGGGCCGGGCTTCGGCATGTCGGTCTCGCACTCCCACCGGCGCACCCACCGCCGGTGGAACCCGAACATCCAGACCGTCCGGGTCCCGGCGGGTGGCGGCACGACCGTGCGCAAGCAGGTCTGCACCTCCTGCATCAAGGCCGGCAAGGTCGTCCGGGGCTGA
- a CDS encoding DAK2 domain-containing protein: MLEHLDAGAVQRWCAGTLAELRRWQREIDALNVFPVADSDTGTNLVLTMEAAVDALGSQHAGTARDAWTRMARGALLGARGNSGMIVSQLLAGAAAALPADRPVRGRALAESLRAAVTAGYEAVVQPVEGTVLSVADAAARGAVEARSDDLAVVSAAALRGARLALEATPAQLAAMGLPEVVDAGGRGLVVVLDVLDAVVRGAAPAEPLTSAGPVEAASVVNGVQEGWEIQYLLDVPADADRRIAALRTRLSEVGDSVVVACADAGVGLWTIHVHAHDIGAALEAGLDAGRPHQVAVEPLITTGGLNGNPHSGHISGALSDAARERAVVAVVPGAGLAQVFAAAGAETVEVAPGTSPTVDALLAAVERSGATEIVLLPNDSAHAAVAEAASAAAGADRTISVLHTRSPVQGIAALAVADRERPFRDAVVSMAEAAAATRWAEVAVAEEAAFTVVGPCRAGDVLGLVDGDVVAIGTDTLAVTRDLVDRLLNAGGELVTLVLGADAAPALGDALAGHLRARWPFCETHVFDGGQPRAVVLLGVE; this comes from the coding sequence GTGCTCGAGCACCTCGACGCCGGTGCGGTGCAGCGATGGTGCGCGGGCACGCTGGCCGAGCTCCGGCGGTGGCAGCGGGAGATCGACGCGCTCAACGTCTTCCCGGTCGCCGACTCCGACACCGGCACGAACCTCGTCCTCACCATGGAGGCGGCGGTCGACGCGCTGGGGTCGCAGCACGCCGGCACTGCCCGGGACGCCTGGACGCGGATGGCGCGCGGCGCGCTCCTGGGCGCTCGGGGCAACTCCGGGATGATCGTCTCCCAGCTGCTCGCCGGTGCGGCCGCCGCGCTGCCCGCCGACCGCCCGGTGCGCGGGCGCGCGCTGGCGGAGTCGCTGCGGGCGGCGGTCACGGCCGGGTACGAGGCGGTCGTGCAGCCGGTGGAGGGCACCGTGCTCTCGGTGGCAGACGCCGCGGCGCGCGGAGCGGTCGAGGCCCGCTCCGACGACCTGGCGGTGGTCAGCGCCGCCGCGCTGCGCGGCGCGCGGCTGGCGCTGGAGGCCACGCCGGCCCAGCTCGCCGCGATGGGCCTGCCCGAGGTCGTGGACGCCGGTGGGCGGGGCCTAGTCGTCGTGCTGGACGTGCTGGACGCGGTGGTGCGCGGCGCAGCGCCTGCCGAGCCGCTGACGTCAGCCGGGCCGGTCGAGGCCGCATCCGTGGTCAACGGCGTCCAGGAGGGCTGGGAGATCCAGTACCTGCTCGACGTCCCCGCCGACGCCGACCGGCGGATCGCCGCACTGCGGACGCGGCTGTCCGAGGTCGGCGACTCGGTGGTCGTCGCGTGTGCCGACGCGGGCGTCGGGCTGTGGACGATCCACGTGCACGCGCACGACATCGGGGCCGCGCTCGAAGCGGGCCTGGACGCCGGGCGCCCGCACCAGGTCGCGGTGGAGCCGTTGATCACCACCGGAGGGTTGAACGGAAACCCCCATTCCGGTCATATCTCCGGTGCATTGTCGGACGCCGCTCGGGAGCGTGCGGTGGTCGCGGTCGTGCCCGGCGCCGGGTTGGCGCAAGTCTTCGCCGCTGCGGGCGCGGAGACGGTGGAGGTCGCCCCCGGCACGTCGCCGACCGTCGACGCGCTGCTCGCGGCCGTCGAGCGGAGCGGGGCCACCGAGATCGTCCTGCTGCCGAACGACAGCGCACACGCCGCGGTGGCCGAGGCGGCGTCGGCGGCGGCCGGTGCCGACCGCACGATCTCGGTGCTGCACACCCGGTCACCTGTGCAGGGCATCGCCGCGCTCGCGGTCGCCGACCGCGAGCGCCCGTTCCGTGACGCGGTCGTCTCGATGGCCGAGGCTGCGGCGGCGACCCGGTGGGCCGAGGTGGCGGTCGCCGAGGAAGCGGCGTTCACCGTCGTCGGCCCCTGCCGCGCCGGTGACGTGCTGGGCCTGGTCGACGGCGACGTGGTGGCGATCGGCACCGACACGCTCGCGGTGACCAGGGACCTGGTGGACCGGCTGCTCAACGCCGGGGGCGAGCTGGTGACGCTGGTCCTCGGCGCGGACGCGGCCCCGGCGCTCGGCGACGCGCTCGCCGGCCACCTGCGGGCCCGCTGGCCGTTCTGCGAGACCCACGTGTTCGACGGGGGGCAGCCCCGCGCGGTGGTTCTGCTCGGCGTCGAGTGA
- the recG gene encoding ATP-dependent DNA helicase RecG, whose translation MTSVQRPTLASPLRDAVGAKTANALIEKLGLETVGDLLHHYPRRYAERGEVSDLGALEIGEHVTVAAKIEKITVRPMRQKPRSKMLEVTVTDGRRNLQLTFFNQAWREKQLTIGRWGLFSGKVGQFRDKLQLNQPDYQLLAEPGELADSDGSNALAEFANALIPVYPAAANVPTWVIARAVRATLDIVADVDDPMPEGIRRRRHLIDLATALRAIHQPTSKSELYQAKHRLKWDEAFGLQATLAKRRQAASARPAKARPSRPGGLREAFDAALPFALTAGQADVGDEIAADLAAEHPMHRLLQGEVGSGKTVVAVRAMLQVVDAGGQAALLAPTEVLAAQHARSIRAMLGPMARAGELDAAETSTRVALLTGSLPAAARRAALAEAADGAAGIVVGTHALLSEGVEFADLGLVVIDEQHRFGVEQRDALRSKAGRTPPHVLVMTATPIPRTVAMTVFGDLETSALTQLPSGRSPIATSVVPVAEKPAWLARAWQRVTEEVAAGHQAYVVCPRIGESLAGDEEEEPDGADDPNLEPPPEDDAAAKRPPLAVLDVAPKLAEGPLSELRIGVLHGKLPPDEKDAVMADFAGRRLDVLVATTVIEVGVDVPNSTAMVIMDADRFGVSQLHQLRGRVGRGSAAGLCLLVTDAPAGTKARERLDAVASTTDGFELAQLDLEQRREGDVLGVAQSGRRSRLKLLSLLHDEELIRDARTEASTLVAEDPELNAYPGLAAAVNALVDDDAADYLEKT comes from the coding sequence GTGACATCGGTGCAGCGCCCCACCCTCGCTTCGCCGCTGCGGGACGCGGTCGGAGCCAAGACCGCGAACGCGCTGATCGAGAAGCTCGGCTTGGAGACGGTCGGCGACCTGCTGCACCACTACCCGCGCCGGTACGCCGAACGCGGTGAGGTGTCCGACCTCGGCGCGCTCGAGATCGGCGAGCACGTCACGGTGGCGGCGAAGATCGAGAAGATCACCGTGCGCCCGATGCGGCAGAAGCCGCGCAGCAAGATGCTCGAGGTCACGGTCACCGACGGCAGGCGCAACCTCCAGCTGACGTTCTTCAACCAGGCGTGGCGTGAGAAACAGCTGACGATCGGCCGCTGGGGTCTGTTCTCCGGCAAGGTCGGCCAGTTCCGCGACAAGCTGCAGCTCAACCAGCCCGACTACCAGCTGCTCGCCGAACCCGGTGAGCTGGCCGACAGCGACGGCAGCAACGCGCTCGCCGAGTTCGCGAACGCGCTGATCCCGGTCTATCCGGCCGCGGCGAACGTGCCGACCTGGGTGATCGCGCGGGCGGTCCGGGCGACGCTCGACATCGTCGCCGACGTCGATGACCCGATGCCGGAGGGCATCCGGCGGCGGCGCCACCTGATCGACCTGGCCACCGCACTGCGGGCAATCCACCAGCCCACCTCCAAGAGCGAGCTCTACCAGGCCAAACACCGGCTGAAGTGGGACGAGGCGTTCGGGCTGCAGGCGACGCTGGCCAAGCGGCGGCAGGCCGCCTCCGCGCGTCCGGCCAAGGCGCGCCCGTCCCGCCCCGGCGGGCTGCGGGAGGCGTTCGACGCGGCGCTGCCGTTCGCGCTGACCGCGGGCCAGGCCGACGTCGGGGACGAGATCGCGGCCGACCTCGCGGCCGAACACCCGATGCACCGGCTGCTCCAGGGTGAGGTCGGTTCCGGGAAGACGGTCGTCGCCGTGCGGGCGATGCTGCAGGTCGTCGACGCCGGCGGGCAGGCCGCGCTGCTCGCGCCCACCGAGGTGCTCGCCGCCCAGCACGCCCGGTCGATCCGCGCGATGCTCGGCCCGATGGCCAGGGCCGGTGAGCTCGACGCCGCGGAGACGTCCACCCGGGTCGCGCTGCTCACCGGTTCGCTGCCCGCCGCGGCTCGCCGGGCGGCGCTGGCCGAAGCCGCCGACGGAGCCGCGGGCATCGTCGTCGGCACCCATGCGCTGCTGTCCGAGGGTGTCGAGTTCGCCGACCTCGGGCTCGTCGTGATCGACGAGCAGCACCGGTTCGGTGTCGAACAACGCGACGCGCTGCGGTCGAAGGCCGGCCGGACGCCACCGCACGTGCTGGTGATGACCGCCACCCCGATCCCGCGCACGGTCGCGATGACCGTGTTCGGTGACCTCGAGACGTCCGCGCTCACCCAGCTGCCCAGCGGCCGCTCGCCGATCGCCACGTCGGTGGTCCCGGTCGCGGAGAAGCCCGCCTGGCTGGCGCGGGCCTGGCAGCGGGTCACCGAGGAGGTGGCCGCCGGTCACCAGGCCTACGTCGTCTGCCCGCGGATCGGGGAGTCGCTGGCCGGTGACGAGGAGGAGGAACCGGACGGCGCCGACGACCCGAACCTCGAGCCGCCGCCCGAGGACGACGCGGCGGCGAAGCGTCCGCCGCTGGCGGTACTCGACGTGGCGCCCAAGCTCGCCGAGGGGCCGCTGTCCGAGCTCCGGATCGGCGTGTTGCACGGCAAGCTGCCTCCGGACGAGAAGGACGCGGTGATGGCCGACTTCGCCGGTCGCCGCCTCGACGTCCTGGTGGCGACCACCGTGATCGAGGTCGGCGTCGACGTGCCGAACTCCACCGCGATGGTGATCATGGACGCCGACCGGTTCGGCGTCAGCCAGCTCCACCAGCTCCGCGGCCGGGTCGGCCGGGGGAGCGCGGCCGGGTTGTGCCTGCTGGTCACCGACGCACCCGCCGGGACGAAGGCCCGCGAGCGCCTGGACGCGGTCGCGAGCACCACCGACGGCTTCGAGCTGGCCCAGCTCGACCTCGAACAGCGTCGGGAGGGTGACGTGCTCGGCGTGGCGCAGTCCGGCAGGCGCTCCCGGCTGAAGCTGCTCTCGCTGCTGCACGACGAAGAGCTGATCCGTGATGCCCGCACCGAGGCGAGCACACTGGTGGCCGAGGACCCCGAGCTGAACGCGTACCCGGGGCTCGCCGCGGCCGTGAACGCGCTGGTCGACGACGACGCCGCCGACTACCTGGAGAAGACGTGA
- the rsmD gene encoding 16S rRNA (guanine(966)-N(2))-methyltransferase RsmD — MTRIVAGVAGGRRIDVPPGRGTRPTSDRAREAMFSAVQAVLDLEGASVLDLYAGSGAVGFEALSRGAAHALLAESDPKAVRTLRANAAALKLPGAEIWSGPVERLAASPASRPYDLVFADPPYALTADALATVLVDLDSSGWLGSEALVVVERATRDEPWMWPKPLVAVRERRYGEGTLWYGRRS; from the coding sequence ATGACGCGGATCGTCGCCGGTGTGGCCGGCGGCAGGCGGATCGACGTGCCGCCGGGCCGCGGCACCCGCCCGACGTCCGACCGGGCGCGCGAGGCGATGTTCAGCGCGGTCCAGGCGGTGCTCGACCTCGAGGGCGCCTCAGTGCTCGACCTGTACGCGGGCTCCGGGGCGGTCGGGTTCGAAGCGCTGTCCCGCGGCGCCGCGCACGCCCTGCTCGCCGAGTCCGACCCGAAGGCGGTGCGGACGCTCCGCGCGAACGCCGCGGCGCTGAAGCTGCCCGGTGCGGAGATCTGGTCCGGGCCGGTCGAGCGCCTCGCCGCCTCGCCCGCTTCCCGCCCGTACGACCTGGTTTTCGCCGATCCGCCCTACGCGCTGACCGCGGACGCGCTGGCGACGGTGCTCGTCGACCTCGATTCCTCTGGTTGGCTCGGTTCAGAGGCCCTCGTCGTGGTCGAGCGAGCGACCAGGGACGAGCCGTGGATGTGGCCGAAGCCACTGGTCGCGGTACGTGAGCGCCGTTACGGCGAAGGGACCCTTTGGTACGGTCGCCGTTCGTGA
- the coaD gene encoding pantetheine-phosphate adenylyltransferase, translating to MRRAVCPGSFDPVTNGHLDIIGRASRLYDEVVAAVLINPRKAGLFTVEERIELLTEVTASYGNVRVDTFTGLLVDYCKANDIPVVVKGLRAVSDFDYELQQAQMNHGLAGVETLFMATNPLFSFLSSSLIKEVAKYGGDVSAHVPEAVRRRLVERLSTQS from the coding sequence GTGAGACGCGCTGTGTGTCCCGGATCTTTTGACCCCGTGACGAACGGTCACCTCGACATCATCGGGCGGGCGAGCCGCCTGTATGACGAGGTGGTGGCGGCGGTCCTGATCAATCCCCGCAAAGCCGGTCTGTTTACCGTGGAAGAGCGCATCGAGTTGCTGACCGAGGTGACCGCCTCGTACGGCAACGTCCGCGTCGACACGTTCACCGGGCTGCTCGTCGACTACTGCAAGGCCAACGACATCCCGGTCGTCGTGAAGGGCCTCCGCGCGGTCAGCGACTTCGACTACGAGCTCCAGCAGGCCCAGATGAACCACGGCCTGGCCGGTGTCGAGACGCTGTTCATGGCGACGAACCCGCTGTTCTCGTTCCTCTCGTCCAGCCTGATCAAAGAGGTCGCCAAGTACGGTGGCGACGTGTCCGCGCACGTGCCGGAGGCAGTGCGACGTCGTCTGGTCGAGCGGCTGTCTACTCAGTCGTAA
- a CDS encoding YceD family protein, with translation MPENRKTQERLDPRNPLVFDAREVGRRPGSMKRLRRPVPVPEDLALELVRVPAGATLDLDVRLESVLEGVLVSTTVTVPVEGECGRCLEPFQDSVAVDIQELYAYPDSQTDDTTDAYEVGRLQGDFLDLEPALRDAVVLALPTNPLCRDDCPGMCPDCGVHWDDLPPEHSHDVADPRWAALQSLREPTAESTDANGAHRGSQPN, from the coding sequence ATGCCCGAGAACAGGAAGACGCAGGAGCGCCTCGACCCCCGGAACCCCCTCGTGTTCGATGCACGCGAGGTCGGTCGCCGTCCAGGGTCGATGAAGCGCCTACGCCGCCCCGTCCCCGTGCCGGAGGACCTCGCGCTGGAACTGGTCCGGGTCCCGGCAGGGGCCACGCTCGACCTCGACGTCCGGCTCGAGTCGGTGCTGGAAGGCGTTCTCGTCTCCACCACCGTCACGGTGCCGGTCGAGGGTGAGTGCGGTCGCTGCCTCGAACCGTTCCAGGACAGCGTCGCCGTGGACATCCAGGAGCTGTACGCCTACCCGGACAGCCAGACGGACGACACGACCGACGCGTACGAGGTCGGCCGGTTGCAGGGAGATTTTCTCGACCTGGAGCCGGCGCTGCGGGACGCGGTGGTGCTCGCACTGCCGACCAACCCGCTGTGCCGCGACGACTGTCCCGGGATGTGCCCCGACTGCGGGGTGCACTGGGACGATCTGCCGCCCGAGCACTCGCACGACGTAGCCGACCCCCGGTGGGCCGCACTGCAGTCGCTGCGAGAGCCGACGGCGGAGTCGACGGACGCCAACGGCGCCCACCGCGGCAGCCAGCCGAACTGA
- the rpmF gene encoding 50S ribosomal protein L32 codes for MAVPKRKMSRSNTRSRRAQWKTTVVNTQPCDRCRSPKLPHTACSNCGTYNGRQVVAV; via the coding sequence GTGGCCGTACCGAAGCGGAAGATGTCGCGCAGCAACACCCGCTCGCGCCGCGCCCAGTGGAAGACCACCGTGGTGAACACGCAGCCGTGTGACCGTTGCCGGTCGCCGAAGCTGCCGCACACGGCGTGCTCGAACTGCGGCACCTACAACGGCCGTCAGGTCGTCGCGGTCTGA
- the rnc gene encoding ribonuclease III — MRERPPAALLEEAIGVDLGADLLERALTHRSYAYENGGLPTNERLEFLGDAVLGLVITSSLYLSYPDLPEGQLAKLRASVVNMRALAGVARDLGPGGLGAHLLLGKGEEATGGRNKASILADTLEALLGSVYLEHGLETASKVIHRLFDDLMADVAQRGAGLDWKTSLQELTASNAFGVPEYRVTEAGPDHAKTFTATAVVGGEELGSGEGRSKKEAEQKAAELAWRTLRNRIDSRAGTTPGVAPAESAVTPSVADGEPDPGDGPTAPDTDTAG, encoded by the coding sequence ATGAGGGAGCGACCCCCCGCAGCGCTGCTGGAGGAAGCGATCGGCGTCGATCTGGGCGCGGATCTGCTCGAACGCGCGCTGACGCACCGGTCGTACGCGTACGAGAACGGCGGGCTGCCGACGAACGAGCGGCTGGAGTTCCTCGGGGACGCCGTCCTCGGCCTGGTCATCACGTCGTCGCTGTACCTGAGTTACCCCGATCTGCCCGAGGGCCAGCTGGCCAAGCTCCGCGCGTCGGTGGTGAACATGCGCGCGCTGGCCGGTGTGGCGCGCGACCTCGGCCCCGGCGGTCTCGGTGCCCACCTGCTGCTCGGTAAGGGCGAGGAGGCGACCGGAGGCCGCAACAAGGCCAGCATCCTCGCCGACACGCTCGAGGCGCTGCTCGGTTCGGTCTACCTGGAGCACGGTCTGGAGACCGCGTCCAAGGTCATCCACCGGCTGTTCGACGATCTGATGGCGGACGTCGCCCAGCGCGGCGCCGGTCTGGACTGGAAGACCAGCCTCCAGGAGCTGACCGCGAGCAACGCGTTCGGTGTGCCCGAGTACCGGGTCACCGAGGCCGGCCCCGACCACGCCAAGACGTTCACGGCCACCGCGGTCGTCGGTGGCGAGGAGCTGGGCAGCGGCGAGGGCCGCAGCAAGAAGGAAGCCGAGCAGAAGGCGGCCGAGCTCGCCTGGCGCACGCTGCGGAACCGCATCGACTCGCGCGCCGGTACGACGCCGGGCGTCGCGCCTGCGGAGAGCGCGGTCACGCCGTCAGTGGCCGACGGCGAGCCGGACCCCGGCGACGGCCCCACCGCTCCCGACACCGACACCGCCGGCTGA
- the mutM gene encoding bifunctional DNA-formamidopyrimidine glycosylase/DNA-(apurinic or apyrimidinic site) lyase produces the protein MPELPEVEVVRRGLDRWILGRPIEAVEVYNPRAIRRHTAGPLHFAEVLIGRTLLAAHRRGKYLWLPTDGGDALVGHLGMSGQLLVQPPDAPDETHLRVRIRFASDESELRFVDQRTFGGLSVEPLPAPGADRENVPPSIGHIARDPLDPNFDPDAFATALRRKRTGVKRALLDQTLISGVGNIYADEALWRAQLHYARPTEALTGPQIRRLLDGVRAVMEEALEQGGTSFDALYVNVNGESGYFERALAAYGRADQACPRCGTPIRRDAFMNRSSYSCPKCQPRPRRARW, from the coding sequence ATGCCCGAACTTCCCGAGGTCGAGGTCGTCCGCCGTGGCCTCGACCGCTGGATCCTCGGTCGCCCGATCGAAGCCGTCGAGGTCTACAACCCGCGGGCGATCCGCAGGCACACGGCCGGTCCGCTGCACTTCGCCGAGGTCCTGATCGGTCGGACGCTGCTCGCCGCCCACCGGCGCGGCAAGTACCTCTGGCTGCCGACCGACGGTGGTGACGCCCTGGTGGGCCATCTCGGGATGAGCGGCCAGCTGCTGGTGCAGCCGCCGGACGCGCCGGACGAGACCCATCTGCGGGTCCGGATCCGGTTCGCGTCGGACGAGAGCGAGCTGCGCTTCGTCGACCAGCGGACGTTCGGCGGGCTGTCGGTGGAGCCGTTGCCCGCGCCGGGCGCCGATCGGGAGAACGTCCCGCCGAGCATCGGGCACATCGCGAGGGACCCGCTCGACCCGAACTTCGACCCGGACGCGTTCGCGACCGCCCTGCGGCGTAAGCGCACCGGCGTCAAACGGGCGTTGTTGGACCAGACGTTGATCTCCGGCGTCGGGAACATCTACGCGGACGAGGCGCTCTGGCGTGCGCAGCTGCACTACGCCCGGCCCACCGAGGCGCTGACCGGGCCGCAGATCCGCCGCCTGCTCGACGGTGTCCGCGCCGTGATGGAGGAGGCACTGGAGCAGGGCGGAACGTCGTTCGACGCGCTCTACGTCAACGTGAACGGGGAGAGCGGGTACTTCGAGCGGGCCCTGGCCGCCTACGGGCGCGCCGACCAGGCGTGTCCCCGCTGCGGGACGCCGATCCGTCGCGACGCGTTCATGAAT